The Zootoca vivipara chromosome 4, rZooViv1.1, whole genome shotgun sequence genome has a segment encoding these proteins:
- the LOC118085519 gene encoding histone H2A, sperm-like isoform X2 — protein sequence MSGRGKKPAKPAIKVVKSRSARAGLDFPVGRIGRLLRRGRYAERVGVGASVYMAAVLEYLTAEILELAGNAAHENKKQRIGPRHIQLAIRSDDEFNKLFAHVTIAEGGVLPNIHTQLIPKKTLQTG from the exons ATGTCTGGGCGTGGCAAGAAGCCAGCAAAGCCTGCAATCAAGGTTGTTAAAAGCAGGAGTGCAAGAGCTGGCTTGGACTTCCCAGTAGGCCGCATTGGACGCCTTTTGAGACGGGGCCGGTATGCAGAAAGAGTGGGTGTTGGAGCTTCGGTGTACATGGCTGCCGTGTTGGAATATCTGACTGCAGAGATACTGGAGCTGGCAGGAAATGCCGCTCATGAAAACAAGAAGCAACGAATCGGGCCACGCCACATCCAGTTGGCGATCAGAAGCGATGATGAGTTTAACAAGCTGTTTGCACATGTGACCATTGCTGAAGGTGGAGTTCTCCCCAACATCCATACCCAGCTTATTCCCAAGAAGACTCTGCA AACAGGGTGA
- the LOC118085519 gene encoding histone H2A type 2-C-like isoform X1 codes for MSGRGKKPAKPAIKVVKSRSARAGLDFPVGRIGRLLRRGRYAERVGVGASVYMAAVLEYLTAEILELAGNAAHENKKQRIGPRHIQLAIRSDDEFNKLFAHVTIAEGGVLPNIHTQLIPKKTLQHKEATGHPQSQEF; via the coding sequence ATGTCTGGGCGTGGCAAGAAGCCAGCAAAGCCTGCAATCAAGGTTGTTAAAAGCAGGAGTGCAAGAGCTGGCTTGGACTTCCCAGTAGGCCGCATTGGACGCCTTTTGAGACGGGGCCGGTATGCAGAAAGAGTGGGTGTTGGAGCTTCGGTGTACATGGCTGCCGTGTTGGAATATCTGACTGCAGAGATACTGGAGCTGGCAGGAAATGCCGCTCATGAAAACAAGAAGCAACGAATCGGGCCACGCCACATCCAGTTGGCGATCAGAAGCGATGATGAGTTTAACAAGCTGTTTGCACATGTGACCATTGCTGAAGGTGGAGTTCTCCCCAACATCCATACCCAGCTTATTCCCAAGAAGACTCTGCAGCATAAGGAAGCCACAGGACACCCCCAGTCCCAGGAATTCTAA